A portion of the Candidatus Nanoarchaeia archaeon genome contains these proteins:
- the rplJ gene encoding 50S ribosomal protein L10 — MKKIPEAKKKVVDEFAEALASSKVIAVVNMENLPAAQLQTMAKILRKDVQIKMTKKRLLNLALEKAVKTRQDLGKIKDYFIGMPALIFTSQDPFKLYRKTQQSKAKAPAKPGQIAPMDIEIKAGPTPFVPGPIISELAQLGLKTKVEEGKITIVQDKILVKQGEKINEKQASLLQRLDIKPMEIGLNIVAAFEDGMIYTKEVMALDDKKLMEDIAAAFTETCNLMAEICYITRENIEMFLGKAAAEARAVASEAGIITSETIPELLAKAEAEAKAVKDEAKLA; from the coding sequence ATGAAAAAGATTCCTGAAGCAAAAAAGAAGGTAGTTGATGAGTTTGCTGAGGCATTAGCATCATCAAAGGTCATCGCCGTCGTGAATATGGAGAATCTGCCTGCTGCCCAGCTGCAGACCATGGCTAAGATTCTTCGGAAAGACGTGCAGATCAAGATGACCAAGAAGCGGCTCCTTAACCTAGCTCTTGAAAAGGCCGTTAAGACAAGGCAGGATCTCGGAAAAATCAAAGATTACTTTATCGGTATGCCGGCATTGATCTTCACATCGCAGGATCCGTTTAAGCTCTACAGGAAGACCCAGCAATCAAAAGCAAAGGCCCCTGCAAAACCTGGCCAGATCGCTCCGATGGATATCGAGATCAAGGCAGGCCCGACACCATTTGTTCCAGGACCCATAATCAGCGAGCTCGCCCAGCTTGGGCTTAAAACCAAGGTTGAAGAGGGAAAGATAACAATTGTGCAGGACAAGATCCTGGTAAAGCAAGGAGAGAAAATCAACGAAAAACAGGCATCCCTGCTCCAGCGCCTTGACATCAAGCCGATGGAGATAGGCCTGAACATTGTTGCTGCCTTTGAGGACGGCATGATCTACACCAAGGAGGTCATGGCCCTGGACGACAAGAAACTGATGGAAGATATAGCTGCTGCCTTCACAGAAACCTGCAACCTTATGGCAGAGATCTGCTATATAACAAGAGAAAATATCGAGATGTTCCTCGGAAAGGCAGCGGCAGAGGCAAGGGCCGTTGCATCTGAAGCAGGTATAATCACCAGCGAAACCATACCTGAACTTTTGGCAAAGGCAGAGGCAGAAGCAAAGGCAGTGAAAGACGAAGCTAAGCTAGCATAA
- the rpl12p gene encoding 50S ribosomal protein P1 — protein MEYVYASMLLHKAGKKIEPEAVKKVLEAAGITPDEARIKALVAALENVNIDEAVKKAAVAPAAPAPAAAAKESPKSEKKSAEEEKKSEEAASAGLGALFG, from the coding sequence ATGGAATATGTCTATGCAAGCATGCTGCTTCATAAAGCAGGAAAAAAGATTGAGCCAGAGGCAGTCAAGAAAGTGCTTGAGGCCGCAGGCATCACGCCTGATGAGGCCAGGATCAAGGCACTTGTGGCAGCACTCGAAAACGTCAATATAGACGAAGCTGTAAAAAAGGCAGCAGTTGCGCCAGCAGCGCCTGCTCCAGCGGCAGCAGCCAAAGAGTCTCCAAAGAGCGAAAAAAAGAGCGCTGAAGAGGAGAAAAAATCAGAGGAAGCTGCTTCAGCAGGTCTTGGCGCGCTGTTCGGTTAA